The following are encoded together in the Ictidomys tridecemlineatus isolate mIctTri1 chromosome X, mIctTri1.hap1, whole genome shotgun sequence genome:
- the LOC101967588 gene encoding uncharacterized protein LOC101967588, with translation MLFANGRITASLSAMDAANFAVSKFDERELPEGFRIEASKTQQDACKMFIGGLSRDMSKRALIEYLSQFGEIIDFMIKTDPDTGLSRGFGFVLFQDSATVEKVLQVKEHLLDGKKIELKRAKAMEPQSPPKKVFVGGLNPRIPEEKIREYFGTFGEIVNIELPMCPRKNRRRAFGFITYTDEIPVRKLLETRFHLIGSSRCEVKMALPRERPRPQRKVGRNTPSSGLGNHWRRRGGFQANPNAHRANLGARRANQNVFRANQNTNYNVFGANQNVFGVNQNGFGVTQNVFGVNRNIWGMPGSGRSFPSVLIPVPFTVYTEGFNFPYGNFHNVYNNQPIFHGYSGDCFFGYNYGTYGLGHAFTNYNMQINQATSFGNGYQYWSF, from the coding sequence ATGCTTTTTGCCAACGGTAGAATCACTGCCAGCCTCTCTGCCATGGATGCCGCAAACTTTGCCGTGAGCAAATTCGATGAAAGGGAACTCCCTGAAGGTTTCAGAATCGAAGCCAGCAAGACTCAACAAGATGCCTGTAAAATGTTCATCGGCGGACTCTCCCGTGATATGAGTAAGCGAGCGCTGATCGAATACTTATCTCAGTTTGGCGAGATCATAGATTTTATGATTAAAACTGATCCAGACACTGGACTATCCAGGGGTTTTGGTTTTGTGCTTTTCCAAGATAGTGCCACTGTTGAAAAGGTGCTCCAAGTGAAAGAGCACCTATTAGATGGCAAGAAAATAGAGCTTAAGAGAGCTAAAGCCATGGAACctcaatcccccccaaaaaaggtttTCGTGGGTGGGTTGAACCCTCGCATACCTGAAGAAAAAATTAGAGAATATTTCGGCACATTTGGAGAGATCGTGAATATTGAGCTTCCAATGTGCCCAAGGAAAAACCGAAGACGAGCTTTTGGCTTTATCACATATACTGATGAAATCCCAGTGAGGAAGCTGTTAGAAACCAGATTCCATCTCATTGGCTCCAGTCGGTGTGAAGTTAAGATGGCACTTCCCAGAGAGCGTCCCCGGCCCCAGCGAAAGGTGGGAAGAAATACTCCCAGCTCTGGGTTAGGCAACCATTGGAGAAGACGTGGTGGCTTCCAAGCCAACCCCAATGCTCACAGAGCAAACCTAGGTGCTCGCAGGGCAAACCAAAATGTTTTCCGAGCAAACCAGAATACAAACTACAATGTTTTTGGAGCAAACCAGAATGTTTTTGGAGTAAATCAAAATGGTTTTGGGGTGACCCAAAATGTTTTTGGAGTAAACCGAAATATTTGGGGCATGCCTGGCAGTGGAAGAAGCTTTCCTTCGGTGCTTATTCCTGTTCCTTTCACTGTCTACACAGAAGGATTTAATTTCCCTTATGGTAATTTCCATAATGTGTACAATAATCAACCTATTTTTCATGGTTACAGTGGAGACTGTTTTTTTGGCTACAACTATGGAACTTATGGATTAGGACATGCATTCACTAATTATAATATGCAAATAAACCAAGCTACTTCTTTTGGTAATGGTTACCAGTATTGGTCATTCTGA